One segment of Chryseobacterium turcicum DNA contains the following:
- a CDS encoding BfmA/BtgA family mobilization protein, which translates to MESTKKPNTTIAISQQDLKRLESFVRKKGLSKKEFITVSLDFFERTGLDPVKHESPKAELEKVTKRIDQIIAFIKTQEKETIRPSFEAIVSSEERIKNDLSKILKIEHFNEFIRGFNSFAMETKNSLKLLNQGNSNEH; encoded by the coding sequence ATGGAGTCTACTAAAAAGCCAAATACAACAATTGCTATTTCTCAACAAGATCTGAAAAGACTTGAGAGCTTTGTAAGAAAAAAAGGACTTTCGAAAAAAGAATTTATTACAGTTTCGTTAGATTTTTTTGAGAGAACCGGACTCGATCCGGTTAAACACGAATCTCCAAAAGCTGAACTGGAAAAAGTGACAAAAAGAATAGATCAGATTATCGCTTTTATAAAAACTCAGGAGAAAGAAACTATACGTCCAAGTTTTGAAGCAATCGTTTCGAGTGAGGAAAGAATTAAAAATGATCTTTCCAAAATTCTGAAAATTGAACATTTTAATGAGTTCATCAGAGGGTTTAATTCTTTTGCCATGGAAACAAAAAATTCTTTGAAATTATTAAATCAAGGTAATAGCAATGAACATTAA
- a CDS encoding toprim domain-containing protein — protein MKNCKQVNSWQLLEVLISLGHFPKKQNEKEAWFLSPFGIETEASFKLNKRQNIWYLYSQGIGGNNIDFLKKYFNYSINEILSWASEKSFSSFHQQAEIEKPNYNITEVAEIQNWNLKKYLFDRGITQRSFRFLKEIKFTINNKKLYAVGFENLSGGWELRNSFYKGSLLKKDISIIKNDSNKIVVFEGFFDALSYIEFQEKLKEDILILNSISMLNRAKNYLQNYSQILLFLDNDPAGKKTKDELLSSFSNAVDCSFIYKDYKDFNEFLVADKGGFIQQDETGQSHCFILPLRGNG, from the coding sequence ATGAAAAATTGTAAACAGGTCAATTCTTGGCAATTGCTAGAAGTTCTCATTTCTCTCGGACACTTTCCAAAAAAACAAAATGAAAAAGAAGCTTGGTTTCTCAGTCCTTTCGGAATCGAAACTGAAGCATCTTTTAAGCTCAATAAACGCCAAAATATTTGGTATCTATACTCACAAGGCATTGGTGGTAATAACATCGATTTTTTAAAGAAATATTTTAATTATTCGATCAATGAAATTCTCTCCTGGGCATCCGAGAAAAGTTTTTCTTCTTTTCATCAGCAAGCGGAAATTGAGAAGCCAAATTACAACATTACTGAAGTTGCGGAAATTCAAAATTGGAATCTGAAAAAATATTTATTTGACAGAGGTATTACCCAAAGATCATTCAGATTTTTAAAAGAGATAAAATTTACGATCAATAATAAAAAATTGTATGCTGTTGGATTTGAAAATTTATCTGGAGGATGGGAACTTAGAAATTCATTTTACAAAGGCTCACTTTTGAAAAAAGATATTTCGATAATTAAAAATGACAGCAATAAAATTGTTGTTTTTGAAGGCTTTTTTGATGCACTTTCTTATATCGAATTTCAAGAAAAATTGAAAGAAGATATTCTAATCCTGAACTCAATTTCTATGTTAAACAGAGCTAAAAATTATCTTCAAAACTATTCGCAGATATTACTTTTTCTCGACAATGATCCTGCCGGAAAAAAGACAAAAGATGAACTATTGTCTTCTTTTTCCAACGCAGTAGATTGTAGTTTTATATATAAAGATTACAAAGATTTTAATGAGTTTCTCGTGGCTGATAAGGGTGGATTTATCCAGCAAGACGAAACTGGGCAGAGCCACTGTTTCATCTTGCCCCTTCGGGGAAATGGCTGA